The following coding sequences are from one Nicotiana tomentosiformis chromosome 3, ASM39032v3, whole genome shotgun sequence window:
- the LOC104103821 gene encoding uncharacterized protein produces the protein MLERVLQNQERFDTSMKNMTELVGSHTASIQKLEMQMRDLSRDQNSKQKSTLPSDTIAKPNGSGSGPTSHCMAITTRSGKLLQGENEQVVEVEYSEQEVEAQVEVPNVVEVERLPKKARTQEVNHEEVKGKVIEAPKTLAPVPRPAPPFPQRLARKVDDSKLKRFYDILKQLSLNIPFVEAFQEMPGFAMYLKHLITKKKTTKNEVVNVTRRVSSIIATTAVQKKEDPRAFTIPCTIRLLEFSRALCDNGASINLIPFANYKQAGLVMPRPKSMMLQMADRSINQLVGIANDVLVKVGTFLLPADFLILDCVVDKEVPIILGRLFLATGRALMDSE, from the coding sequence ATGCTTGAAAGAGTATTGCAAAATCAAGAGAGATTCGACACTTCAATGAAGAATATGACCGAGCTTGTAGGTTCACACACCGCATCTATTCAAAAGTTGGAGATGCAAATGAGGGATCTCTCAAGAGATCAAAATTCGAAGCAAAAAAGCACGCTCCCAAGTGATACAATTGCAAAGCCAAATGGTAGTGGGAGTGGTCCAACTTCTCATTGTATGGCAATCACAACTCGAAGTGGGAAACTACTTCAAGGAGAGAATGAACAAGTGGTCGAAGTGGAATATTCTGAACAAGAAGTCGAGGCACAAGTTGAGGTGCCAAATGTTGTTGAAGTTGAAAGACTCCCGAAGAAGGCGAGAACTCAAGAAGTGAACCATGAAGAGGTTAAGGGAAAGGTAATAGAGGCACCAAAAACTCTAGCACCAGTTCCTAGACCTGCTCCTCCTTTCCCTCAAAGACTAGCAAGAAAGGTTGATGATAGCAAACTCAAAAGGTTCTATgacatcctaaagcaattatcattgaacattccatttgtggaagcatttcaagagatgCCGGGTTTTGCTATGTACTTGAAGCACTTGATCACTAAAAAGAAAACCACCAAGAATGAAGTGGTGAATGTGACTCGCCGGGTTAGTTCCATCATTGCAACAACCGCCGTCCAAAAGAAAGAGGACCCGAGAGCCTTTACCATTCCATGCACTATTAGATTGCTTGAATTTTCACGAGCCCTTTGTGATAATGGGGCTAGCATCAACTTAATTCCCTTTGCTAATTACAAGCAAGCAGGATTAGTTATGCCTAGGCCTAAAAGTATGATGTTGCAAATGGCCGACCGTTCAATAAATCAACTGGTGGGAATAGCTAATGATGTTCTTGTGAAAGTGGGGACGTTTCTCCTCCCTGCTGACTTTCTTATTCTCGATTGTGTTGTTGATAAAGAGGTCCCTATCATCTTGGGGAGACTTTTCCTTGCTACCGGGAGGGCACTCATGGACTCAGAATAA